The region ATACTACATAGAGTTAGTCGGGGTTCCGCTGCCCagtcagcggacggtggttccgctggctgttcagcggacgggggtcaagggggcagcgccccctACGGGGTTGTCAGGGGCAGGGGGCGCTGACAATTCATTTatttaatgaacaattcatttgaaaccgacatcgtttttcgtatcaacacttgatactttaaagcacaactcttgtgcagtcacaaccctaatcgcataactctttgacaacacaaaCCTTGTACcatcatgaaccctaatgcaacAATTTCATACTGTCAAATACACCTCGATTGAtaattcaatatgattgatcaatacgtcattgcttcaccatactaatgtcggattccgaagcatatGATCAATGATCGCCCAAAGGAAtaacaatcattaagtgtttgaatgaacaaaatagaaatagtatatcatatataccatattttgcatcaaaattacttatatcatatatataaattgattcaccatactaatgttggATTCTGAAGcaagtcaacatcaatcatccaaatcgtacacacatgatgtCAAATTCAATTACTCAgttattatttaattcattatgtcttttaattgtattaatacagaaaatacagaaaataaacagctatcagatgtatgattttgtaagtggctctgataccactgaaggaaaaTTGCGATCCAAGACGCAGCAAAAATTAAAATatttcctttagtgatccttatgaatgggcatgatcagtgatagaaaccattacctcttgtggtgattgaaacctttgatgcagatctaaggagtgaaTACGAgcattgaatggtgacaacgtCTCTTCTCAGTCCACACAAACGAATTCCTCCAGTCTTaatgctagctgctacaaatgaatgctttgagtgagtgagtgagagagagagagagagaaagaaataaagaaacaaaatttcatcaagtgaaatgcttctgcgcaagggttctatttatagaaccacttgtgtgggctgcaagctagaaagcccacttaagtgtatgtggcccatatcttatggtataccgaaaatcacttaagtgtgtggtaccttaacatatttcgtattctacttaagtgcatcgtaccttacgatgttctacaattcacttaagtgtaccgtgccttacggtgttccttatttactctgtctctcatcaatctgtccttttgtgtgtgaccttgtaggttttcgcgatattaaacattatattaaatcacgtatttaacataataaatagtgagcggtatctagcaacacatctgtgctacccaagacacgaaaatttcatgtgatctgacaaatctctttttgtgataatacttgtgtgtataattacccttttttgtccttatgtttatattgaacacaaggcatagaccgtgtcatccttgtcaAGTTTAATATTGGGaccttagacatttatcctgttatgcaggatgagcaaattccatctaagtcatgcatgtccctcagcatgcttcgtggagtacccatcaactgtctttatggtcatttagttacagacaacgtttgatcagcaataaaacactcggctctacatctagggttcatagtactttcaggtcgaagggtagtatacaccactatcaccatgagaataacttatgacactttgcataacattctatgtagtattctcatagcgggtcaatccagtataaatattactcttaatattcatacctatgtttaatACTTGATAATTCcttatccatgacccatgagatgtgataatcagtctatatacatagtcttaatgctttaatgttatcccacttcacaataaagctcgactacatatactttaagaatagtgtccttatttttaatgggatctcatgattaagtcacacttgatacattaaatggactagctattctagggactttattaaacaaacataataaataaaaaaccATTTATTATTgataaataattcgatacaagtaccaaaagtattggcctatagggcttacaccaacaactGTGTATGTCGAACTACGTCTCCTCTAGATCCTCGTGCTCCTCGACATCCACTATCCCCCGTCCTCCAACACTGCCTCTGATACATCAGTGTCTCTCATGCTTCCAGGACCTACCTCACCTCAGACCCATCAGGAAAGATACATCTGTCAATGGCTGCCTGCGCAATATCCACTATGCAACGACATCTAGGCAAGACATCATGAGCATGATTTAACCGTATCTTCTCCTCCTCTAGTATATCCTGATGAACTGGCCTCGGTGGATCTCCTAGAGCAATCTACACCATATACGGATGTGATACCCTAAAGAACCACCTGATGTACATGTCGATATAGTTCCAGTTACTATCAGTTATGGTTTCCCGAGCCTCCTCCGGTACTAGATGACTCTGATAATCATCAAACATGACATCCATGTCTCTACATATCATAGTAGGAGGAGAAGTGGCAATAGGGTGTATGGGAGCCGAACTGCCGCATCACGCGCTCAGGCAAATGAGGAGAAGTGAGACAATGCAAACCCTAAAAATAATGGTTTGATCGTTATTTTCAACCAACAAACATGTTTTACATTACGTATAAACTATCATTCATGTAATTTCTACCCATATTTTTTACCTAAATCATCAAATTCTACTCATTtacacaaaaactcaaaaaaattcaaaatatcaAAAACTTACAAATTTAGAGTTTACTTCAATGTTTGATGATGGCTTTGATGTACTTGATGTTAATTGAAGAACCTTTGAGCTTGGTTGTTTGATTTTGAACTTGGTTGATGGAAAGTCTTCTGATAGagtttgaattttttttaccTTTTTTAGAAACGAGGAAGGAGAAGGATTCTAAGCTCCAATACCGtccaaagatgcatctccaaaataattttgaagatgcatctttgaaattttttaacGTTAAGTCAGAATTCTATTTACTTAGGGTGCGTCCGAAGATACATCTCTAAAAACTAGGGGCATTTTTGTATTTTCACGTGGTGCCCTAATAATATATAGGATGCATAAAGAAATTTCCTAATATATAGGTAAAACCATAATTGGTCTCAATTGGCATCAAATAATGGTGGAAGTGATGGTCTTATACATTCAAATAACTCTTGCAACATTTTTCTCTTACCACTAGATAATGCTATAGTGGATTTTCGATGGATTTACACACTAAAAGTTAGGCTAGATAATTAGATAGATTTTGTTAAAGCTTGGTTGGTAGATAAAGGTCGCACACATATATTTTGTCTTAATTATGCTGACCTTTTTTTTGTGTGACCAAAATCTATTTTGCTCGCTTCTTTCTTACAATGGTTGTCATTTATCATTGGTCGCTTCATCGGTTAGACGTCAAAAATATCTTTTTACATGGAGAGGTTGCAGTAGAAAGTGTTTATATGGACCAACCTACAAGTTTTCTATTCTTGGTGATTTTCGACTTATTTAGCGGCTTCATTATTCTCTTTATGGGTTGAAACAATCCCCATGTGCTTGGTTTTTTAGCGCTTTAACTTTTCCTCAATACAATTTGGTATGACTATATGTGAAGTTGATTTCTCcattttcttcattcattcatttacTCGGAATGATGTATATGTATATCCATCTATTTGAGTCCACTCAAATACTTCTTGGGCATTAAAGTCGTCTGATCTTCATCAAACATTACAATTAGCCAACACAAGTATGCATTAGATATTCTAAGTGAAATATACATGTTTGATTGTCATATTATTAATACTTCTATAGATTCTAATGTAAATATTTTTATAGGTCAAGGGGATCCACTGAAAGACCCAAGATATTATCCTCTTGTGGGCCAACTCAAGTATCTCGTAGTACTCATACCTGCATTAAGTATTATAAGCCAATTTTTGAATGCTCCTTGTGATAGAAATTGGAACTAGTTGTTTGAGTTCTTAAATATATAACAAATGAGGCAGAGAGATGACTATTATATGAAAGACAAAGGTGGTGCTAAACTTACTTGTTATTCAAATGTTGATTGAGTTGGAATACTGTCGGGTATTGTATTTTTGTTGGAGGAAATACAATCTCAAAGAGAAGCAAGAAACACAACACATTTTCCTTATCTAGTGCAGAAGTCGATAATCGCATTATGGCCACAACCTTAAAGGAGTACTCTTAGAGATAAGACAAGGAGACCTTCTGACAACAACACTCTTATATGACAAACAAATTGTTCTCCAGCGTCTAATTCAATTTTCCATGAACAGACCAAGTACATAGAGATAGTTTATCATCATATAACAGACTGACATGTTTACTATATCACTGAAGGCTCTCTTTTTTGGATGAAATCTTAAAGGAGACTTTCAAATCGATTACATTTATAACAAGAAGAGCTCATAGCAGATGACATTAAGACGGTTGAGAATACATTACTAACAATGTATATAATTGATTAAAATTAATATTGTATTTATTATATTGATTATGTAACCCTATTTTGTACAGCACACACCATCATAAACAGGCATTATGTGTGGTAACACAATCATTATTTAGAAATACAATTCTACATAAGAATATACATATTTTCAACTAACAACTTTTTTTGGCGTACAGAATTCTAACATTAATATAAATACATTGGTAATGTCATCTTACATTGTCAAACTGTTTGTGCAAGTGCAAGGGAGGGAAGTGTGGACATCTCAGAATATGCTAATGGTGTCAACAAGAATAATGACATTAGAAGCTAAGCTATTCTTCAAACTACAAGATTATGCTAATGGTGTCAACAAGAACAATGACATTAGAAGCTAAGCTATTCTTCAAACTACAAGGTCATATGTAGTACTACATTAGTCTACACTATTGTCATGTCAATGATACAAAAGTGCGTGAGATAACCTTAGACCACAGTTTCTTTAAAGCTCTTAGTCAACCAAATGGCTGTTTCCCTTGGAGAAACCTTCTCAGGTCCAAATGGCTTCAACAACACCTCCAGCTCTTCAAACCTCTGTTGTTGTAGAAGCCGGGCACTGAACTCGAGCAACCCTTCTAATGCCTCCGCTCGTTGCTCGTAAGACGAGGTGTCAAACTTGCGTTGACGAGAATCTGTCGATGAATTGCTTGAAACAGCAGTTGTGACATGTTCATAGCATTCATTGCCACACGAAACTAGAGCACCACTGGTAGGGACATTGGCTTTGCCCACAATCTGGATTGTACACTTGTCTTTTGTGATTGTGTAGTCAGCAGCGCTCCTTGGGGAACTAGAAGAGCATTGAGCTGATGTTGATGATGTTCCGGGCACAGGGAAGAGAGGATGATCCTCACCAGGGGCCAAAGAAAACTCGGCAATCTTGTCAATTCGTGGCGCATTCACAGAAATATTAGGAGAGTCCACATTTCGAAGAAGATCAACATTGGCTCTGTAAGGAGTGGTCGTGGCTGTGGATCTTGTAGGCAATGGAAGGGAAGCTCTGCGAGACGGTGGGGTAAATTTACCAGCTGGAGTAGAAGATGATGGAAGCTGAAATGATGAACGCAGAATCAATAAAACGATAGAGGCCGAATTTCTTTAATAATATACCTACTCTTCACTATATAAGGTAATGTAGAGCTTAAACTTACGGAATCGCGCTTGGAACTAGTATGGGCTATCTTTGATGGGGTAATCTGTCGCCGGGGGGTGGCAGACTCCTTAGCTGCTCTCCTTTCCATTTGACGAACAATTGAGAACTTGGTGTCTTTTGATTTGTTAGCATTCTGTTCTTCACGGACACAGCCAATGGATAGCTCATAATGTTTTGAATAAGTAGAGAATCCTTGAGCTCTTTGAGTAGAACACAGAGAACCTACTTCAGTTCCAGAAATACTAGGATTCAAGGCCCTGTCATTACTGAATGACAATCGCTTAACTCTGCCAGAGAAAGTGGAAACAGATTCCGGTTCTACAAATCGACTTCTCCTAGCATGGTTCGAGTCGGTCCATTGGAATGGAAAAGTACTTCTTCTGGGGTTGTTTAGCTTCAGATGAACTTTAAGTATATAAGGTTGAAGATGTGGATGATTTAGTAGCTCCGCAGCCTGCCAAAGCAAACTTTGTTTAATAAATCTATCAAAATAAAGTTAATCAAGCTGAATTTTGGTAAACATGTTATATAACGACGGAAAAAGAATAGACTAGTTTTCATGAATTAATCCACATTTAGATAAACACAAAGAAATACTTAACGGAAAACATACACTTGGCCTATGCTCGGGATTTTTCCGTAGCATACTCTTCACCATGCCTCGACTGAAAGAagcaaaaagaaataaaacagtaagTTACACAAATCATGTCATTGAACAAATATTAAGAATGCAAGTCAATAAGATATGTCCAAATCTGGATGCAAAAGTGCTTAAGTTTCCAATTCACGGCAATTTTGAAACCCTATAAGCCACAGGTAGGCAAAATCTAATGGTAGGCTTGACAGAATATGAATGCAGTGAAGAGTCGTCACTCGTCACTAATTTGACCAGTATCAACAATGTCCTAATAAAAACAGGAACAGACAGATAAAGAGTAACATGAAATTCTTAGGAAATAGAGAACTCACAAAGTACCAGAATAAACTGTTGGTAGTGGGGACACTAACGACTTGTTTATTTTGTTAATTAGTGCTTGCATATCCTGCACAAATAAAAGACTGCTAAAATGTCTCGCCGGTTTCATGTTGCAAAAACTTAATATTCTATGTCTCAAATGATTTTTGACAAATAATGTTTCAAAAGAAAAAGTGAATAATCACCACGCTTAAATAGTGACTTACGAGAGCTTTAAAAGCTGGTTTGTGCGCAGCCATTTCATATACACAACATCCTGATAAATATTATGTTAAAACCAATGTCAATTGCAATTTACAGCATAACTGTAAAACAAGAGAAAGGAAAAGGTTATGAAGTCTAGAAGATCTTATGAGTGCAAAAGGAACCTATGTTACTCACCCAAAGACCAGATATCTGACTTAGATCCATACGGTATATCAGCAAGAAGCTCGGGGCACATATAACTCGGAGTCCCCACAATCTAATCACAGGGCAACAACTCAGTTagaaaaaaaagtaaaaaatgATCCAAAGAATAGTGTAGCCATAAAACTTACCGAAGAAGCAAGATCATCACTTGTCAACATTTTAGCAAGACCAAAGTCACCTGCATCCACAACAAAAAAAAAGCATAACTTCATAGATATTCAGACTCCAAGTGCAGTACTATGGTGTGAGGATAGAATGTAGAAAGCCATTACCTAGACGTATATCTTGATCTTTTGTCAAGAATATATTTGAACACTGAAACCAACGTGGATAACGCGTCAATAAAAAGTGAAGATACAATATATCTTTTGTCAAGCTATATAATAGCACTTTCAGTGATTGAATTTACAGAAACCATTCACCTTGACATCACGATGAAGAATATGATTTGTATGCAAGTAATCAAGTGCCATCAAGAGTTGAACTAGCCACTTGCAAAGCCTCTGTATAAAAGATGATATTGATCGGAGAACTAAGTATCAAAAAGCTATAAATTCAAATAGGACTGAAATTTTTTCACTCCAGGTTAAGAAGTAAAGGGATTTTCTGCAAGAGTAACCAACCTCTTCAGAAAAATGAACACAATTAGCCTTTTTAATAGCTTCAGCCCTTTACAACAAAGAAGTTAAAGAAGAACTACATAATCAGCATTTTAAAAGATAAAAACGTCTTCAAATGTTGCGAGTTCCTCAAAAATACTCGAATTCAATGAGAATAAGGACTCACATATCTCCTCCTTCACAATAGCCAATGACAATACATACAAAACAACCCTGAAAGTGAAAGTGAAGGCAACAGCTCTCAAATTTCAGAATCACAAATTAATCAAGAACTATAAACCCAGCTGTTTTACAAAAGGAGCACACAATCAATCAATATCTTCATTTGTATCATAAATAATGATAACAAACACAACATTTGTAAAGAAGCAAGTGAATAACAAATCACTTAATTTTTCAAGTGCAGAACAAGTCATTTGTGTCAACAtaaatcaaaacttcaaatctAGCAGACATTTACAAACATATGTTCAGACATATACTATCCAATGTGAGACTCTTAACCCACCAACCACTTACAGGATTTGACATTTGAAGTGTGGACATAAATGATAGGTGGTCCGACACGCCTAGGACTGGACATCTGGAGTGTAGACATAAATGGTAGGTGGCCCACCAGATTTTAAATTAGACTCTGATACCATCTTAAGAATtgtggttgggcctaactcaatCTTACATAACTAACTTGTAAAATGAAGATTGTCCTGACTTATAAACACATGTTTAGGCGATATATTATTCGACGTGAGACTCTCTCACTCTTAACAAGACAAGACAAGAACACAAGATTACAAGAAAAAGCAAgagcaaaaataaaataaaaatgctGACCTTTTCTACCCATGAATCTTTATAGTCTACAATGAATGGATTACGAACTTTAGAAATAAGCTCCATCTGCAAAACAAGGAGCCACCACCAACAAAGCATTTTAAAGTGTAACAAATTTAGAAACACAAAACAAGTTTCCCCCTTCCACATTTCAAAAATAATTAACAGGGTGTGACCTCCTGGTGAGCAGATCTACGGATTCTTTCAGTCTGACGAGCAAGGCGGATCTTCTTGAGCACATACCTAAACATATTATTACAGATGAACTCACATTACTTGAAAGAACAACAACACATTGTAAATGAAGTAAGTGAGAGTTAGAGCATGACCTTTTGTTTTCATGCTTGTGTCTTACAAGAAGAGCAGAAGCAAAAGAGCCCTTACCAATCTGTTCTAGAACTTCATACTGTTCCATTTTGTTCTACAACTTCAGTTCAGTTCAGTTCAGTTCTTGAACGTGGAAACATGAGTGTAGTGTTAGTATTGATAAAAGAGAGAAAGGGTGAAAGGTGAATTGATTATGTCATGTGAAGTAAATGAGGTGCAGCGTTGAGCAACCCGACCATTTCCGTgctctcttttttttttattgtATTTCTCTTTCTTCAGTCCTTTTCCAGAGGTTTTACACTTTTGGACTTTGACCCCCGCGTATTCCTATTCCTGTTTCCTAATACTGGTGTTATTCTATGCGTCACTGTTCGTGTTTGAAACGCTGTCAGGGATGTGAAAATGGCTCCAAACACAAACAAAAGGCAATGCTGCTACTACTACTACCTGCCCACGCCACAAAACAAGTTTACCCTCTCTTGTCACTATTGAGCTGCTAATTTAAGGGTGGGGTTGTAAAACACATTTCAATATTTTTGGATTTGgtgttttttttttctttctaaaagTAAGTTGCATTGATAAAGAGTAGATGAGGTACTCACACCCTAAGAGAAGAGATTCCCAACCAACACCAACTAGTCGAAGGAGATAAgttaaaatcataaaaattagACTTGGAGTAAGAAATTTCTCTTATGCAAGACCATTTCTAAACTAAGAATTTAATATTTCCAATTATATCGATCAAATAACAAATGTCGTTGTTGAAAACGTTATCATTCCTAACCTTTCAAAGGCTCCAAACAATCGACAACCAAATTAAACTCATCTTGACCTTCCTCGCTTGAATGTTTATCAACCCACGCCATTAAACAAAATGCTTCCAAGAGATGTATGCGAACGATACACAACTACCAGACCAAGCTCCCACCAATTCTCATACTTCGAAGATATAAGACAATAAAAAAGAAGATGATTCAAATCTTTTTTAGTTTGACCGCATAAAACACAAGTTTCTTctatcataccctaatttttaactCTAAGATGCCACATATCATTGACATCCTTGCACATAAACAAGGCCACATCTTGATTTCCACCACCTATCATCTTTAGGTTTGCtttttgcagggatcatcaaacacctctttgttggtgttttacctttgtgtttatatgattAATTCCTTATCTAACAATAGCaaaaatatgttttattttcCTTAAGTTTATTTTGCAAGATAGGGTTtttcaatcaagagcatctcaaagttttgttgcttacttctcaaggaaggtcaaaggttcatgtgtttatttgcatgccttcttcaacaagcaactCCAAGCTCTGAACAATCTAATCAAGAGACAATCAAtgacaccttattttgagttcatatggttacccatgtgctttgaaatgcaaggaaagtccaagtacacaaaCTTGTTCCAAatggtttgaccaaaaagtcaacatttgaagtcaaagttccaaggatcataactccttcaattctcaacatttttgaatgcttctcttttgcatatgactcttctcaacattCTCTACAACTTATCTCTACATGACAAtatccaattatgcttggagaatcatcaaaagtttggagacattataggtcatttgtggacttagtggaatttgacctattttcaagtgactttttctcaactttcaagattCATAGCTTCTTCAACTTTCAACATTTGAGGCTGGTTCATTTTGCACAATATAATTTGTGATATCCTCTACAAGTTTGAATCAATGATCaaggtcaaattatgcttggaaggccatggaattcattgagacattataggtcatttttagCCATGGAACACTTGAATTTTTCTAAGTTGTATAACAAGTTTTTCATGTCAACTCCAACATaccataactttgtgctcaaacatGAAAAACCAATCTTGCTTAGCACATTGTAATCTTTGTTATGATGTCAAcatattgcaaaaagaatgagATCAAAAAGCCTGAGTGGATACCCCATtggttgaacatggtgacttagAACGGAAGAAATTaccattgcccgaaatttgaacttcactaatctcaatttcaagccaaattagcatgtgttttggacctaaacatgtttaaccaggtctccagaagttaattgacctttgaaacgcatcatttggctgagttttgatgagttgcAAGTCACGTTTTTCTCACTTTcggatcaaattcgttttgcatgaattcaacatcattccacacgtatttgaatccaaacacattccttataaatagaggaagctactacattcatttccaagcttttgagagccaagaaatcctTGTTGTAActtgaaattttccagaaaaattcaactatcatgttttgagtttcagtttatttcaatccaatttcttgattccattagcattCTCTGAAATTTTTGCAACAATTCtcaagctctgagaccttctgaaaTGCTATAACCAGAttgagcttcatcaacttctgattaCTATCTAGACAAGGTAGTTATGAGCATtatttgaactcaaacaagttaccataatatagtccttcactctctgatgctttcccctaacttatctggtaTTGATggatcatgttcatcatttaatttaatttttcgtggcttgcttgcttctgaaatttctctgaaattccctttgctcaatttagataaatgaattcagagcataaggttgaattcgggatgagaagaggatcacaatggtaGTGGTCTCGTATTTTGAATTTACCAAACAATGAAACTCCAGTGAgagttcaccggagaagatgatcggatGTGTCCTAGGTCGTCTGAGTTTGGCTAGACACGTTGGACAAACGAAATATTTTGGTTGACTGGTTTTGAATTGGATCTCGTGTGCTGTTTGTATCTCGTTCCACCATGCATCCTGATCTgaggagtgttggatctgccacgtcaattaatgaggcgtgatccaacgctctgtatttttttaatttttaattctttttcttttattatttttaattactttttcttttaaaattcatagtaatttcatttttcatcctaaataatttctaaaattctcttttatttttcttcatctgatttttatttttccatattttgTTTCACcgattttctatttttcatgatttttttcttttcacctttgttttaattagtttaaaaatacttttctacatttttaaattctgaaaaatttattacatgcttcttattttattttcaaccttccataattttcttggccatttatttggtgttttgaaggactttatggatttttcattttatttctattttaaattttatttaaaaatacttttggtgcatttttattctatttaattgcattttatacttgtgtgacctttgtgaacttctgttggccttggatcatgatggtttggatcatgagtctcatcaaactcaatggatctgggtgttgatagggtgaaaaccataatccaccgaaatagatgattgattttgatgatgacttgatcaaacttttggtccaatttgggtgtgaactctcttttcttattcttatccatctctttctttttccctttgatcaattagatagcttgtgtctatcttgtttatgatgtgtggattggtgcttgatgtaagaccctaattttgaccctaagatccctcatgctatctcatcatttgcattggctttgggatcacaccttggcatcctccttatcccccattcattgggtttgcattgggagagatcaccaagtacttttgattgtatcatattttatttttctttgtttactagacaaaataccaaaaatatgtctatgtgtagctttgtttcttttgtaggtagtgtgtgtatgtgtgtgtccatttgtgcctcatcaagctcacaattGGGATTTAAGACCATaaatgcaagagatcaatcaagaaaagatccacattgattctaagcatcatatatggatccccatgttatttatttttcattttgatcaagaattcatcaagagttgaagcttgttttccttggaagccctaattcatctgggtatcttgtgtgacttcctcgacaagttttttttatcaattggtcaaagatatcaaggtatacttcattatacatcatctcaagcatatatgatcctccataagCCCCAAATATCAAGATAACTACAAGTTTGgaagttggttcaaagaggttgattagaggaattcaactggtcaaatctagggttccctagaccctatctcctacaatttttgtcatatgaaaatgattccaagagaaaagttactctttatgacattccaaacaaccTTTATGTTGAAATTAATAGCTAATTTTATTTGGAACATCATTTTTTAgggtgaaagattataggtcattttgtctgtgccctagttaggaggtcaacttccaagaaccataacttgctcaatttttatgatataaaggccatccaagtttcatgatcaatttatAGATGTATTCTCCAACTTTTTTTCTTTGAGAAATATCAAATTCTACTTGTAAGGACATGTgtcaagaggaaacattataggtca is a window of Lathyrus oleraceus cultivar Zhongwan6 chromosome 6, CAAS_Psat_ZW6_1.0, whole genome shotgun sequence DNA encoding:
- the LOC127096832 gene encoding serine/threonine-protein kinase Nek2 encodes the protein MEQYEVLEQIGKGSFASALLVRHKHENKRYVLKKIRLARQTERIRRSAHQEMELISKVRNPFIVDYKDSWVEKGCFVCIVIGYCEGGDMAEAIKKANCVHFSEERLCKWLVQLLMALDYLHTNHILHRDVKCSNIFLTKDQDIRLGDFGLAKMLTSDDLASSIVGTPSYMCPELLADIPYGSKSDIWSLGCCVYEMAAHKPAFKALDMQALINKINKSLVSPLPTVYSGTFRGMVKSMLRKNPEHRPSAAELLNHPHLQPYILKVHLKLNNPRRSTFPFQWTDSNHARRSRFVEPESVSTFSGRVKRLSFSNDRALNPSISGTEVGSLCSTQRAQGFSTYSKHYELSIGCVREEQNANKSKDTKFSIVRQMERRAAKESATPRRQITPSKIAHTSSKRDSLPSSSTPAGKFTPPSRRASLPLPTRSTATTTPYRANVDLLRNVDSPNISVNAPRIDKIAEFSLAPGEDHPLFPVPGTSSTSAQCSSSSPRSAADYTITKDKCTIQIVGKANVPTSGALVSCGNECYEHVTTAVSSNSSTDSRQRKFDTSSYEQRAEALEGLLEFSARLLQQQRFEELEVLLKPFGPEKVSPRETAIWLTKSFKETVV